One Panicum virgatum strain AP13 chromosome 3N, P.virgatum_v5, whole genome shotgun sequence DNA segment encodes these proteins:
- the LOC120666737 gene encoding calmodulin-binding protein 60 B-like produces MPPKKRELEQGGSSGGTPPSSQAPALKKRCRSFDLEIRGCRHLQELAAAVKVSLEAALEAAVARIPEEVAKAFTSFLSRAPSLCRTLVDQNQPPRYKLTFTNGLGSEIFTKKVICDTNGKPLKICVIANGQDETDPRILCAKIRVVVLDGDFNRHNQECWTQEEFNNSTVRPRDKVGAVLTGDLELSLTNGEAYLHSATFIDNSKFVRSGKFRLGVMVIDNLGERVQEGVTEPFTVKERRGEGYRKHDIPSLNDDVWRLKNISKDGAFHAALRGSGILFVKDFLRLYYKDEQGLRNILIKATELAWTTIVEHAKKCDPGRELYSFLVEGNSVLLFFNSVYQIVGAKFGDYYLPFNDLEKAPKELVIQWSKVAYENIPYKGPDYEMDDDGKLRPINQGMSMLEHKFTDLMQDRNVC; encoded by the exons ATGCCGCCGAAGAAGCGGGAGCTGGAGCAGGGCGGCTCCAGCGGCggcacgccgccgtcgtcgcaggCGCCGGCGCTGAAGAAGCGCTGCCGGTCCTTCGACCT GGAGATCAGGGGCTGCAGGCACCTgcaggagctcgccgccgccgtcaaggtCAGCCTCGAGGCCGCGCTcgaggccgccgtcgcccgg ataCCAGAAGAAGTTGCCAAAGCATTTACAAGTTTCTTAAGCCGTGCTCCTAG TTTGTGCAGAACACTGGTTGATCAGAATCAGCCTCCAAGATACAAGCTCACCTTCACCAATGGCTTGGGCAGTGAAATTTTCACAAAGAAGGTCATCTGTGACACAAATGGGAAGCCCCTCAAGATATGTGTAATAGCAAACGGCCAGGATGAAACCGACCCTCGTATTCTTTGTGCTAAAATCAGAGTCGTTGTTCTTGATGGCGACTTCAATAGGCACAATCAAGAATGCTGGACTCAAGAGGAGTTCAACAACTCCACAGTACGCCCACGAGACAAGGTTGGGGCAGTCTTGACAGGGGATCTTGAGCTGAGTCTGACAAATGGTGAGGCTTATCTCCACAGCGCTACTTTTATCGATAATTCCAAGTTTGTGAGGAGTGGCAAGTTCAGGCTTGGGGTTATGGTTATTGACAATCTCGGTGAACGAGTCCAAGAAGGCGTCACCGAACCTTTCACTGTCAAGGAACGGCGTGGTGAAG GATACAGAAAGCATGATATACCATCGTTGAATGATGATGTGTGGCGCCTGAAGAATATCTCAAAGGATGGTGCTTTCCATGCCGCATTGAGAGGTTCTGGCATTTTGTTTGTCAAGGACTTCTTGAGGTTGTATTATAAGGATGAGCAAGGTCTGCGCAAT ATTCTCATCAAGGCCACAGAATTAGCTTGGACTACTATTGTTGAGCATGCTAAGAAATGTGATCCTGGACGAGAGCTATATTCTTTTCTTGTCGAAGGCAATAGTGTTCTTCTTTTCTTCAACTCTGTCTATCAGATTGTTGGAGCGAAATTTGGTGACTACTACTTGCCCTTCAATGATCTGGAAAAGGCTCCAAAG GAACTGGTCATACAATGGAGCAAAGTTGCATACGAAAATATACCCTACAAGGGACCAGATTATGAAATGGATGATGATGGGAAACTAAGACCAATCAACCAGGGAATGAGTATGCTGGAGCATAAATTTACTGACCTTATGCAAG acAGAAATGTTTGTTAA
- the LOC120666741 gene encoding ethylene-responsive transcription factor RAP2-13-like encodes MSKQGPQMAAAVNLPGPGEDLMRALAPFLLADAPPSPLVMPPATHLTPAQMQFIQAQLHLQRNPGLGPRAQPMKPAVPVPAAARRPQKLYRGVRQRHWGKWVAEIRLPRNRTRLWLGTFATAEVAALAYDQAAYRLRGDAARLNFPDVAASRAPVGPAVDAKLQAICATIAAASSSSKGGRAIAVADEGSQSNSSCSSDAGSVPGSEDEMSYSTPPPAAEMGQLDLSEVPWDEAESFALRKYPSYEIDWTPCSPTSSFLRGPCSKRGRRRRGLR; translated from the exons ATGAGCAAACAAGGACCTCAGATGGCCGCCGCTGTTAATCTTCCGGGGCCCGGCGAGGATCTGATGCGAGCGTTGGCGCCCTTCCTGCTAGCGGATGCTCCTCCATCCCCTCTGGTcatgccgccggcgacccaccTCACCCCGGCCCAGATGCAGTTCATCCAGGCCCAGCTGCACCTGCAGCGGAACCCGGGCCTCGGCCCGCGGGCGCAGCCCATGAAGCCCGCGGTCcccgtgccggcggcggcgcggcggccgcagaAGCTGTACCGCGGCGTGCGGCAGCGCCACTGGGGCAAGTGGGTCGCCGAGATCCGGCTCCCCCGCAACCGCACGCGGCTGTGGCTGGGCACCTTCGCCACCGccgaggtggcggcgctggcctACGACCAGGCGGCGTACCGCCTCCGCGGGGACGCGGCGCGGCTCAACTTCCCCGACGTAGCGGCCTCCAGGGCGCCGGTGGGCCCGGCCGTGGACGCCAAGCTGCAGGCCATCtgcgccaccatcgccgccgcgtcgtcgtcgtccaagGGAGGCAGGGCCATCGCGGTGGCGGACGAGGGGTCCCAGAGCAACAGCTCCTGCTCTTCCGACGCGGGCTCGGTGCCCGGGTCGGAAGACGAGATGTCctactccacgccgccgccggcggcggagatggGGCAGCTGGACTTGAGCGAGGTGCCGTGGGACGAGGCCGAGAGCTTCGCGCTCCGCAAGTACCCGTCCTACGAGATCGACTGGACTCCCTGCTCGCCAACTAGCAGTTTCTTAAG AGGGCCGTgttcaaaaagaggaagaagaagacgagGGTTGAGATGA
- the LOC120668012 gene encoding cellulose-complementing protein-like translates to EAPRARACRSSSSFHQPPPPSSSRSISILNGGSGGGGRELVEQQVGRGVGHGAAAPPGSLRCLLLASELVAGSRDPDSCDADGVRAKFEGEKLIITLPIVAAAPTPSPTEPETPPSPLPHGTPAAVPGQMKPPLQERAIAVSPSSPAPLPPRHAEEARKKQLQDATSPAALPPRLSTGGEEEEQETEG, encoded by the coding sequence GAAGCCCCCCGTGCGCGCGCGTGCCGTTCCTCCTCCTCGTTtcatcagccgccgccgccttcttcttCTCGAAGCATCTCGATTCtcaacggcggcagcggcggcggcgggcgcgagcTGGTCGAGCAGCAGGTAGGCCGTGGCGTCGGGCATGGTGCCGCCGCACCTCCCGGCTCCTTGCGCTGCCTTCTCCTcgcgtccgagctcgtggcggggTCGCGGGACCCCGACAGCTGCGACGCCGACGGCGTCCGCGCCAAGTTCGAGGGCGAGAAGCTCATCATCACGCTCCCCATCGTCGCCGCGGCCCCGACGCCGTCTCCTACGGAGCCCGAGACGCCGCCGTCTCCTTTGCCACATGGGACGCCAGCTGCTGTTCCCGGGCAAATGAAACCTCCCTTGCAGGAGAGAGCAATCGCTGTGTCACCCTCTTCTCCGGCACCTCTGCCTCCTCGTCACGCAGAGGAAGCGCGGAAGAAGCAACTGCAAGATGCTACTTCTCCGGCAGCCCTGCCTCCTCGTCTGTCTAccggaggagaagaagaagagcaagaaacAGAAGGGTGA